A region of Epinephelus moara isolate mb chromosome 15, YSFRI_EMoa_1.0, whole genome shotgun sequence DNA encodes the following proteins:
- the adamts1 gene encoding A disintegrin and metalloproteinase with thrombospondin motifs 1: MMWVLHVSVGLIAALCVGAAHSAWEESTVVPVRLDPTARSESETEPWRTLSAEEKEKEAEMREYRLDVFGKELVLQLEPDQTFLAPGFVFHIVGTPESEPTQEPKSGAEPGCFYSGTVNGEEHSAAALNLCHGLRGGFYYQGAEYFIQPLNSSDFMGTEEDVHTIRRRGRAALAEEGSSKCGVNEDEARVPKNLEKETKHGAADADQTAHHRTRRFVSTPRYLEIMLVADQSMAEFHGAGLKPYLLTIMAVASRLYRHPSIHNSISLAVVKLLVVYEEERGPQVSSNAAMTLRNFCQWQRQHNPASDRHPEHYDTAVLFTRTDLCGAHSCDTLGMADVGTVCDPDRSCSIIEDDGLQAAFTVAHELGHVFNMPHDDAQLCSGVNGAHWGSHMMASTLSNLDQQQPWSPCSALMVTTFLDNGHGQCLLDKPVKPQVLPQPLPGTVYDADHQCRLTFGEDSQHCPDLSTTCAALWCTVTTSNGLLVCQTKNFPWADGTACGHDSYCVAGQCLTKSQAAVLQTPVNGGWGVWGPWGDCSRTCGGGVQYSFRSCDNPLPKNGGKYCEGKRIQYRSCNTDACPDTNGLSFREEQCLAHNDMSAQVSLGSGEGVEWVPKYAGVSPKDRCKLVCRAKGTGYFFVLKSKVADGTPCSPDSTSVCVQGQCVKAGCDRIIGSNRRFDKCGVCGGDGSTCKKVSGSMERARPGYQDVVTIPAGATHLDVKQRAPGNGRHDNSYLAVRRQDGTYLLNGDYKLMTMETDIALRGALLRYSGSSASLERLRSFSPLPEPLTIQVLSVGEAPRPRVKYSYFAPRPNNAASVSNSNGGRRQSINAIREVGGAEWTLREWGPCSQTCGGGMQQREVVCLDPQGRPSRDCPEELRPLASRSCATQSCPTWLLGEWSVCSKTCGRGFRKRQLRCIGHDGRTLTHDSCDPKDRPRPLLELCNQSAC; the protein is encoded by the exons ATGATGTGGGTTTTACACGTTTCCGTTGGTTTGATCGCCGCTCTGTGCGTCGGCGCGGCGCACAGCGCTTGGGAGGAGAGCACCGTGGTGCCGGTCAGATTAGACCCGACGGCCCGGTCGGAGAGTGAAACCGAACCGTGGCGGACTCTCTCcgcagaggagaaggagaaggaggcgGAGATGAGGGAGTACCGGTTGGACGTATTTGGCAAAGAGCTGGTCCTGCAGCTAGAGCCTGACCAGACCTTCTTGGCGCCGGGTTTTGTCTTCCACATTGTGGGCACTCCTGAGTCCGAACCAACGCAGGAACCCAAGAGCGGAGCCGAGCCTGGTTGTTTCTACTCTGGCACGGTGAACGGAGAGGAGCACTCTGCCGCTGCGCTCAACCTGTGCCACGGACTCAGGGGTGGATTCTACTATCAGGGGGCAGAGTATTTTATCCAGCCCCTCAACTCCAGTGACTTCATGGGCACAGAGGAGGATGTCCACACGATCCGCCGGAGAGGTCGGGCAGCTTTGGCTGAGGAGGGGAGCTCCAAGTGCGGGGTCAACGAGGACGAGGCGAGGGTGCCAAAGAATCTGGAGAAAGAAACCAAGCACGGAGCCGCTGACGCAGACCAGACAG CCCACCACAGGACCAGACGCTTTGTGTCCACTCCTCGCTACCTGGAGATCATGCTGGTGGCCGACCAGTCCATGGCAGAGTTCCACGGTGCTGGCCTCAAGCCCTACCTGCTGACCATCATGGCAGTGGCATCCCGCCTCTACCGCCACCCCAGCATCCACAACTCCATCAGCCTTGCTGTGGTGAAGCTGCTGGTGGTGTACGAAGAGGAGCGAGGCCCTCAGGTGTCATCCAACGCCGCCATGACCCTCCGCAACTTCTGCCAGTGGCAGCGGCAGCACAACCCAGCCAGTGACCGCCACCCTGAGCACTATGACACCGCTGTGCTCTTCACCAGGACG GACCTGTGTGGCGCCCACTCCTGTGACACTCTGGGCATGGCAGATGTTGGCACCGTGTGCGACCCTGACAGAAGCTGCTCAATTATTGAGGATGACGGGCTGCAAGCAGCATTTACTGTGGCACATGAACTGG GCCACGTCTTCAACATGCCTCATGATGATGCTCAGCTGTGCTCCGGAGTCAACGGTGCCCACTGGGGCTCTCACATGATGGCCTCCACCCTGTCAAACCTGGACCAGCAGCAGCCATGGTCACCCTGCTCTGCCCTCATGGTCACCACCTTCCTGGACAACGGCCATGGTCAGTGCCTGTTGGATAAGCCGGTGAAACCTCAGGTGCTCCCTCAGCCCCTACCTGGGACCGTCTATGACGCAGACCATCAGTGTCGGCTGACCTTTGGCGAAGACTCCCAGCACTGCCCTGATCTGAGTACCACATGCGCAGCTCTGTGGTGCACTGTGACTACATCCAATGGTTTGCTGGTATGCCAGACGAAGAACTTCCCCTGGGCTGATGGAACGGCATGCGGGCATGACAGCTACTGCGTGGCCGGACAGTGTCTGACTAAGAGCCAAGCTGCTGTACTCCAG ACTCCTGTCAATGGTGGCTGGGGAGTGTGGGGTCCCTGGGGCGACTGCTCTCGGACCTGTGGTGGAGGGGTGCAGTATTCCTTCCGTTCCTGTGACAACCCTTTACCCAAGAATGGTGGCAAATACTGCGAAGGCAAGAGGATCCAGTACCGCTCCTGTAACACGGACGCCTGCCCCGATACCAATG gCCTGTCATTCCGTGAGGAGCAGTGCCTGGCCCACAACGACATGTCAGCCCAAGTGTCGCTGGGTTCAGGCGAGGGTGTCGAGTGGGTGCCCAAGTATGCTGGAGTTTCACCCAAAGACCGCTGCAAGCTGGTGTGCCGTGCCAAGGGAACTGGATACTTCTTTGTCCTCAAATCTAAG GTGGCTGACGGCACACCCTGCAGCCCAGACTCCACCTCAGTTTGTGTTCAAGGCCAGTGTGTCAAGGCTGGATGTGATCGTATCATCGGCTCTAACCGGCGCTTTGATAAGTGCGGTGTCTGTGGTGGAGACGGCTCTACCTGCAAGAAGGTGTCTGGGTCTATGGAGCGTGCCAG GCCTGGTTACCAGGATGTTGTGACCATCCCTGCTGGTGCCACCCACCTGGACGTTAAGCAGCGTGCGCCAGGCAATGGTCGTCATGATAACAGCTACTTGGCAGTGCGTCGCCAGGATGGAACCTATCTTTTAAATGGCGATTACAAGCTGATGACCATGGAGACTGACATTGCCCTGCGAGGGGCTCTGCTGCGATACAGTGGCTCCTCCGCCAGCCTGGAACGCCTCCGGAGCTTCAGCCCACTCCCCGAGCCCCTCACCATCCAGGTTCTGTCTGTGGGTGAAGCTCCAAGGCCCAGGGTTAAGTACAGCTACTTTGCCCCGAGACCCAACAATGCTGCTTCAGTCTCCAACAGCAACGGAGGCCGCCGCCAGTCCATCAATGCCATCAGAGAGGTGGGTGGAGCCGAGTGGACCCTGAGGGAGTGGGGTCCATGCTCCCAGACCTGTGGGGGAGGTATGCAGCAAAGAGAGGTGGTGTGTTTAGATCCCCAGGGTCGTCCCTCCAGAGACTGCCCGGAGGAGCTGCGCCCCTTGGCCTCACGGTCCTGTGCCACCCAGTCCTGTCCCACCTGGCTTCTCGGAGAATGGTCGGTGTGCTCCAAGACCTGCGGCCGAGGCTTCCGCAAACGCCAACTGCGCTGCATCGGCCACGATGGGCGCACGCTAACCCATGACAGCTGTGACCCCAAAGACCGGCCGCGACCCCTGCTGGAACTGTGCAATCAGAGTGCCTGTTAA